The genomic stretch CTCGTTTAAGGAGAAATGTTTTCATtataaattggaaaaaataactTAAGGTAAACAGGTGATATGAATTTGGGTAGCTTGTCATTTGATGTGGATAAATTTGTTCTAAATTTAAAAACGAATATGCTATGACCTTTAGCGTAGCCAAAAGGTTGAAcatcgaaaaaaattatttgaaaattatattgTGTCGAAACATTGGCCGACGTTGGAAAATTCACACATGTCAGTGAAGACATGGAAGCTCCATATAATCAGTATAATCGCTATTGACACGACGTTAGCTTTGCACTCTAAATGCTTGTAAGGGATTCACAATAAACGGCTCCTAGCTCGGGCTCTAGCGTGCTCCCCATGCCCGGCGAACTAAGTGTGCACCTTTCTCGGCAATCATGATGACGGGAGCGTTGGTGTTTCCTGACGTCACTTTAGGCATCACCGAGGCATCCACAACTCGGAGATTCCTTACGCCATGCACCCGCAGCTCATGATCAACGACCGCCATTGGGTCCCGCAGCGGGCCCATTTTGCACGAGCCCGCTTGATGATTCTCAGCTCCAGTGTTTTGCCTCACGGCGCACTCCCAGTATTCCTGAAGTAAAAATGAAAgaagaaaaatgttttaaaacgtTAATTGCTAATAAATTCTAACATTACCTGAGATCCAAATTCATGCATTTCACAGGCTCTGACCGGCGATTTGTCGAGCTGCATTCCATACGCCTGCATGGCATCAGTTTCGGACAACCGAATGGCAAACTTTATCCCTTCCACCAATGTCTTCACATCGTGATCTTCCTGCAAATAATTAACCACGATTTTGGGGTGATCTAGCGGATCATTTGAGTTAAGCTCGATGTAGCCGCGACTTTTCGGATGTAACACTGCGGGAAACACTTGAATTGAACGAGAATCGTTGCTGATTAGCTCACCAACTTGACCGCTCTTAGCGCAATCGGCCAAAAATCCGCCAAAATAGAACTGAAGGTCGGGATCATTTGGTCGCTCGGAGTACTTAGTGCTGATTTTAGCCGTGACTGCCGATACTCCAGTGCCTGACATAAGGCCATCGCGGAATAGTAAGTATTCCATTGCTGTTGCCCAATTCAGTGGTGATGTGTTGGTGTCGTTGATGAAAAAGTTAATAAAGTAGGCAACATGATTGTGTAGGTTCCGACCAACGCCAGGCAGATCGTGGATTGGGCGTACGCCTACTTTTTCCAGATGAGCTTTCGGGCCGATGCCACTGAGTAAAAGAATTTGTGGCGAGTTCACCGCTCCTCCGGATATAATCACTTCCTTTTTCACCAAAATTTTTCTCATATGGCCATCTTCATCAATAATTTCAACTCCATGTGCGGTTTTGGAAGTTGGATGCACCAAAACTTTGGTCACCGTAGTATTCAACAAGATATGTAGATTTTGACGATCCACAGCTGGACGAAGGAAAGCTCGCGATGCACTGTGTCGAATACCGTTTTTACTTGTGGTTTGTGCAATCATAAATCCAGTAGTATTTGCCCCGTTCAAATCCTGGACGGTGTAACCTAATTCTTCACCTGCTTTTAGTACTGCAAACGAAAATGGTGGATTGTAAGGGAACCTCGAAACAGGAAGCATTCCTCCGGTCGTATGATATTTGCCATCGACGTCGCTCATTTGCTGATTGTCTTCGGACTTGAGGAAGTACGGCAGAACGTCCTTCCACTTCCAACCGGGGTTGCCCATTGCGTCCCAGTCATCGTAATCCACCTGATTACCCCGAATGTACATCATACCGTTCATGACCGACGTTCCACCAAGCACTTTTCCGCGAGGCCAATAGCAACGCTGTTCGGGCGATCCCAAACAAGCGTACTGTTCCGGTTCCGTGTTGTATTTCCAGTCAATTTCACTTCCTATGTAGTTGAGAAACATCGAAGGAATTTGGGCTCCTGTCGGTTCGTCAGGACCTAGATTGAGAGCGAAAATAGAACGGAGGAAAAATAAGCAATGAATTTCAGTGAAGGGTTAGGGAACTCAATTATGGTGTTAATTATTACATGCTGAGTTACCGGCGGGGAGAAATTGGATTTGCTCCATTTATCTAGTTA from Wyeomyia smithii strain HCP4-BCI-WySm-NY-G18 chromosome 3, ASM2978416v1, whole genome shotgun sequence encodes the following:
- the LOC129731313 gene encoding glucose dehydrogenase [FAD, quinone]; protein product: MTSCACPMSPPVGATLAALCGGSQYMLFMGLLEVFIRSQCDLEDPCGRMKSKTSRTTDYEYDFIVVGGGSGGSVMASRLSEIKNWKVLLIEAGPDEPTGAQIPSMFLNYIGSEIDWKYNTEPEQYACLGSPEQRCYWPRGKVLGGTSVMNGMMYIRGNQVDYDDWDAMGNPGWKWKDVLPYFLKSEDNQQMSDVDGKYHTTGGMLPVSRFPYNPPFSFAVLKAGEELGYTVQDLNGANTTGFMIAQTTSKNGIRHSASRAFLRPAVDRQNLHILLNTTVTKVLVHPTSKTAHGVEIIDEDGHMRKILVKKEVIISGGAVNSPQILLLSGIGPKAHLEKVGVRPIHDLPGVGRNLHNHVAYFINFFINDTNTSPLNWATAMEYLLFRDGLMSGTGVSAVTAKISTKYSERPNDPDLQFYFGGFLADCAKSGQVGELISNDSRSIQVFPAVLHPKSRGYIELNSNDPLDHPKIVVNYLQEDHDVKTLVEGIKFAIRLSETDAMQAYGMQLDKSPVRACEMHEFGSQEYWECAVRQNTGAENHQAGSCKMGPLRDPMAVVDHELRVHGVRNLRVVDASVMPKVTSGNTNAPVIMIAEKGAHLVRRAWGAR